A genomic window from Peromyscus maniculatus bairdii isolate BWxNUB_F1_BW_parent chromosome 1, HU_Pman_BW_mat_3.1, whole genome shotgun sequence includes:
- the Znf382 gene encoding zinc finger protein 382 isoform X5, producing the protein MNCYSVPLQGSLSLKDVTVDFTQEEWQQLDPAQKALYRDVMLENYGHLISVGFHITKPDMIRKLEQGEELWTERMFPSQNYLEDEDVLVKFKDYQDKHSKSIVIINHKKLIKEKTNIYGKTLIPGKNHIISKTLFEYKSDGKVLKNISEFINRDINPVRERFGDNGWEKSILNSKLEKTHPETTLHKQIERGLTLAQRQKVQMPAQPFECDGYDRSFLVRGMLLPNNRAHRGDGDFSCNKDEIAFLEKADLGIHPHNLMEKKSSTYNKYGKFLYRKSVFIMQPRSQMEEKPFQCPYCGNSFRRKSYLIEHQRIHTGEKPYVCSQCGKAFRQKTALTLHEKTHIEGKPYLCVDCGKSFRQKATLTRHHKTHTGEKAYECTQCGSAFRKKSYLVDHQRTHTGEKPYQCTECGKAFIQKTTLTVHQRTHTGEKPYVCHDCGKSFCQKTTLTLHQRIHTGEKPYICSDCGKSFRQKAILTVHYRIHTGEKSNGCPQCGKAFSRKSNLLRHQKTHTGEKPYECKECGKFFSCKSNLIAHQKTHGAENVRIQ; encoded by the exons ATGAACTGCTACAGTGTGCCCTTACAGGGGTCCCTGTCACTCAAGGATGTGACCGTGGACTTCACCCAGGAGGAGTGGCAGCAGCTGGATCCTGCTCAGAAGGCGCTCTACAGGGATGTCATGTTGGAAAACTATGGCCACCTCATCTCTGTGG GATTTCACATAACAAAGCCTGATATGATCCGCAAATTGGAACAAGGAGAAGAGCTATGGACAGAGAGAATGTTCCCAAGTCAAAACTACCTAG AAGATGAAGATGTTTTGGTGAAGTTCAAAGACTACCAAGACAAGCATTCTAAATCCATTGTAATCATCAACCACAAGAAGCTAATTaaggagaaaaccaatatttATGGGAAAACTCTTATACCAGGCAAGAACCATATTATTTCCAAAACACTATTTGAATATAAATCTGATGGGaaagttttgaaaaatatttcagaatttatTAATAGAGATATAAACCCTGTAAGAGAGAGGTTCGGGGATAATGGATGGGAGAAATCAATCCTGAATTCCAAACTTGAGAAAACTCATCCGGAAACCACCCTCCATAAACAAATAGAAAGGGGTCTAACGCTGGCTCAACGCCAGAAGGTGCAGATGCCAGCACAGCCTTTTGAATGTGATGGATATGACCGCTCCTTCCTTGTGAGAGGAATGCTATTGCCAAATAATAGAGCTCACAGAGGAGACGGAGACTTCAGCTGCAATAAAGACGAAATTGCTTTTTTAGAAAAGGCAGACCTTGGTATTCATCCACATAATCTTATGGAAAAGAAATCCTCTACATACAACAAATATGGGAAATTCCTGTACAGAAAGTCAGTTTTTATTATGCAGCCCAGATCTCAAATGGAGGAGAAGCCCTTCCAGTGTCCTTACTGTGGGAACAGCTTTCGCAGGAAGTCCTACCTCATTGAGCACCAACGGATCCACACAGGCGAGAAGCCCTATGTCTGCAGCCAGTGTGGAAAAGCCTTCCGTCAGAAGACAGCCCTGACGCTTCATGAAAAAACACACATAGAGGGGAAACCCTACCTTTGTGTGGACTGTGGGAAGTCCTTCCGCCAGAAGGCGACCCTCACCAGACACCACAAAACCCACACGGGGGAGAAAGCCTATGAGTGCACTCAGTGTGGAAGTGCCTTTAGAAAAAAGTCCTACCTCGTGGACCATCAGAGAACTCACACAGGGGAGAAACCGTATCAGTGCACTGAGTGTGGGAAGGCATTCATCCAGAAGACAACCCTCACTGTCCACCAGAGGACTCACACAGGAGAAAAGCCCTACGTTTGTCATGACTGTGGAAAGTCCTTCTGCCAGAAAACAACTCTCACCCTCCACCAGAGAATCCACACCGGCGAGAAACCCTACATCTGTAGTGACTGTGGGAAGTCCTTCCGCCAGAAGGCGATCCTCACTGTTCACTACAGGATACACACAGGAGAAAAGTCCAACGGCTGTCCCCAGTGCGGGAAAGCCTTCAGTAGGAAATCAAACCTCCTTCGCCATCAGAAAACTCACacaggagaaaaaccctatgagtGTAAGGAGTGTGGGAAATTCTTCAGCTGTAAGTCAAACCTCATCGCCCACCAGAAAACTCACGGGGCAGAAAACGTGAGAATTCAGTGA
- the Znf382 gene encoding zinc finger protein 382 isoform X3 — MGRPGRKPGGRAGPGLLPFPKEEPRRRGSSLTSLKAMSKGSLSLKDVTVDFTQEEWQQLDPAQKALYRDVMLENYGHLISVGFHITKPDMIRKLEQGEELWTERMFPSQNYLEDEDVLVKFKDYQDKHSKSIVIINHKKLIKEKTNIYGKTLIPGKNHIISKTLFEYKSDGKVLKNISEFINRDINPVRERFGDNGWEKSILNSKLEKTHPETTLHKQIERGLTLAQRQKVQMPAQPFECDGYDRSFLVRGMLLPNNRAHRGDGDFSCNKDEIAFLEKADLGIHPHNLMEKKSSTYNKYGKFLYRKSVFIMQPRSQMEEKPFQCPYCGNSFRRKSYLIEHQRIHTGEKPYVCSQCGKAFRQKTALTLHEKTHIEGKPYLCVDCGKSFRQKATLTRHHKTHTGEKAYECTQCGSAFRKKSYLVDHQRTHTGEKPYQCTECGKAFIQKTTLTVHQRTHTGEKPYVCHDCGKSFCQKTTLTLHQRIHTGEKPYICSDCGKSFRQKAILTVHYRIHTGEKSNGCPQCGKAFSRKSNLLRHQKTHTGEKPYECKECGKFFSCKSNLIAHQKTHGAENVRIQ; from the exons GACTCCTCCCTTTTCCAAAAGAGGAGCCCAGACGGCGAGGTTCATCTCTCACAAGTCTCAAAGCCATGTCTAAG GGGTCCCTGTCACTCAAGGATGTGACCGTGGACTTCACCCAGGAGGAGTGGCAGCAGCTGGATCCTGCTCAGAAGGCGCTCTACAGGGATGTCATGTTGGAAAACTATGGCCACCTCATCTCTGTGG GATTTCACATAACAAAGCCTGATATGATCCGCAAATTGGAACAAGGAGAAGAGCTATGGACAGAGAGAATGTTCCCAAGTCAAAACTACCTAG AAGATGAAGATGTTTTGGTGAAGTTCAAAGACTACCAAGACAAGCATTCTAAATCCATTGTAATCATCAACCACAAGAAGCTAATTaaggagaaaaccaatatttATGGGAAAACTCTTATACCAGGCAAGAACCATATTATTTCCAAAACACTATTTGAATATAAATCTGATGGGaaagttttgaaaaatatttcagaatttatTAATAGAGATATAAACCCTGTAAGAGAGAGGTTCGGGGATAATGGATGGGAGAAATCAATCCTGAATTCCAAACTTGAGAAAACTCATCCGGAAACCACCCTCCATAAACAAATAGAAAGGGGTCTAACGCTGGCTCAACGCCAGAAGGTGCAGATGCCAGCACAGCCTTTTGAATGTGATGGATATGACCGCTCCTTCCTTGTGAGAGGAATGCTATTGCCAAATAATAGAGCTCACAGAGGAGACGGAGACTTCAGCTGCAATAAAGACGAAATTGCTTTTTTAGAAAAGGCAGACCTTGGTATTCATCCACATAATCTTATGGAAAAGAAATCCTCTACATACAACAAATATGGGAAATTCCTGTACAGAAAGTCAGTTTTTATTATGCAGCCCAGATCTCAAATGGAGGAGAAGCCCTTCCAGTGTCCTTACTGTGGGAACAGCTTTCGCAGGAAGTCCTACCTCATTGAGCACCAACGGATCCACACAGGCGAGAAGCCCTATGTCTGCAGCCAGTGTGGAAAAGCCTTCCGTCAGAAGACAGCCCTGACGCTTCATGAAAAAACACACATAGAGGGGAAACCCTACCTTTGTGTGGACTGTGGGAAGTCCTTCCGCCAGAAGGCGACCCTCACCAGACACCACAAAACCCACACGGGGGAGAAAGCCTATGAGTGCACTCAGTGTGGAAGTGCCTTTAGAAAAAAGTCCTACCTCGTGGACCATCAGAGAACTCACACAGGGGAGAAACCGTATCAGTGCACTGAGTGTGGGAAGGCATTCATCCAGAAGACAACCCTCACTGTCCACCAGAGGACTCACACAGGAGAAAAGCCCTACGTTTGTCATGACTGTGGAAAGTCCTTCTGCCAGAAAACAACTCTCACCCTCCACCAGAGAATCCACACCGGCGAGAAACCCTACATCTGTAGTGACTGTGGGAAGTCCTTCCGCCAGAAGGCGATCCTCACTGTTCACTACAGGATACACACAGGAGAAAAGTCCAACGGCTGTCCCCAGTGCGGGAAAGCCTTCAGTAGGAAATCAAACCTCCTTCGCCATCAGAAAACTCACacaggagaaaaaccctatgagtGTAAGGAGTGTGGGAAATTCTTCAGCTGTAAGTCAAACCTCATCGCCCACCAGAAAACTCACGGGGCAGAAAACGTGAGAATTCAGTGA
- the Znf382 gene encoding zinc finger protein 382 isoform X2, with protein MGRPGRKPGGRAGPGNLGGLLPFPKEEPRRRGSSLTSLKAMSKGSLSLKDVTVDFTQEEWQQLDPAQKALYRDVMLENYGHLISVGFHITKPDMIRKLEQGEELWTERMFPSQNYLDEDVLVKFKDYQDKHSKSIVIINHKKLIKEKTNIYGKTLIPGKNHIISKTLFEYKSDGKVLKNISEFINRDINPVRERFGDNGWEKSILNSKLEKTHPETTLHKQIERGLTLAQRQKVQMPAQPFECDGYDRSFLVRGMLLPNNRAHRGDGDFSCNKDEIAFLEKADLGIHPHNLMEKKSSTYNKYGKFLYRKSVFIMQPRSQMEEKPFQCPYCGNSFRRKSYLIEHQRIHTGEKPYVCSQCGKAFRQKTALTLHEKTHIEGKPYLCVDCGKSFRQKATLTRHHKTHTGEKAYECTQCGSAFRKKSYLVDHQRTHTGEKPYQCTECGKAFIQKTTLTVHQRTHTGEKPYVCHDCGKSFCQKTTLTLHQRIHTGEKPYICSDCGKSFRQKAILTVHYRIHTGEKSNGCPQCGKAFSRKSNLLRHQKTHTGEKPYECKECGKFFSCKSNLIAHQKTHGAENVRIQ; from the exons GACTCCTCCCTTTTCCAAAAGAGGAGCCCAGACGGCGAGGTTCATCTCTCACAAGTCTCAAAGCCATGTCTAAG GGGTCCCTGTCACTCAAGGATGTGACCGTGGACTTCACCCAGGAGGAGTGGCAGCAGCTGGATCCTGCTCAGAAGGCGCTCTACAGGGATGTCATGTTGGAAAACTATGGCCACCTCATCTCTGTGG GATTTCACATAACAAAGCCTGATATGATCCGCAAATTGGAACAAGGAGAAGAGCTATGGACAGAGAGAATGTTCCCAAGTCAAAACTACCTAG ATGAAGATGTTTTGGTGAAGTTCAAAGACTACCAAGACAAGCATTCTAAATCCATTGTAATCATCAACCACAAGAAGCTAATTaaggagaaaaccaatatttATGGGAAAACTCTTATACCAGGCAAGAACCATATTATTTCCAAAACACTATTTGAATATAAATCTGATGGGaaagttttgaaaaatatttcagaatttatTAATAGAGATATAAACCCTGTAAGAGAGAGGTTCGGGGATAATGGATGGGAGAAATCAATCCTGAATTCCAAACTTGAGAAAACTCATCCGGAAACCACCCTCCATAAACAAATAGAAAGGGGTCTAACGCTGGCTCAACGCCAGAAGGTGCAGATGCCAGCACAGCCTTTTGAATGTGATGGATATGACCGCTCCTTCCTTGTGAGAGGAATGCTATTGCCAAATAATAGAGCTCACAGAGGAGACGGAGACTTCAGCTGCAATAAAGACGAAATTGCTTTTTTAGAAAAGGCAGACCTTGGTATTCATCCACATAATCTTATGGAAAAGAAATCCTCTACATACAACAAATATGGGAAATTCCTGTACAGAAAGTCAGTTTTTATTATGCAGCCCAGATCTCAAATGGAGGAGAAGCCCTTCCAGTGTCCTTACTGTGGGAACAGCTTTCGCAGGAAGTCCTACCTCATTGAGCACCAACGGATCCACACAGGCGAGAAGCCCTATGTCTGCAGCCAGTGTGGAAAAGCCTTCCGTCAGAAGACAGCCCTGACGCTTCATGAAAAAACACACATAGAGGGGAAACCCTACCTTTGTGTGGACTGTGGGAAGTCCTTCCGCCAGAAGGCGACCCTCACCAGACACCACAAAACCCACACGGGGGAGAAAGCCTATGAGTGCACTCAGTGTGGAAGTGCCTTTAGAAAAAAGTCCTACCTCGTGGACCATCAGAGAACTCACACAGGGGAGAAACCGTATCAGTGCACTGAGTGTGGGAAGGCATTCATCCAGAAGACAACCCTCACTGTCCACCAGAGGACTCACACAGGAGAAAAGCCCTACGTTTGTCATGACTGTGGAAAGTCCTTCTGCCAGAAAACAACTCTCACCCTCCACCAGAGAATCCACACCGGCGAGAAACCCTACATCTGTAGTGACTGTGGGAAGTCCTTCCGCCAGAAGGCGATCCTCACTGTTCACTACAGGATACACACAGGAGAAAAGTCCAACGGCTGTCCCCAGTGCGGGAAAGCCTTCAGTAGGAAATCAAACCTCCTTCGCCATCAGAAAACTCACacaggagaaaaaccctatgagtGTAAGGAGTGTGGGAAATTCTTCAGCTGTAAGTCAAACCTCATCGCCCACCAGAAAACTCACGGGGCAGAAAACGTGAGAATTCAGTGA
- the Znf382 gene encoding zinc finger protein 382 isoform X4, with product MGRPGRKPGGRAGPGLLPFPKEEPRRRGSSLTSLKAMSKGSLSLKDVTVDFTQEEWQQLDPAQKALYRDVMLENYGHLISVGFHITKPDMIRKLEQGEELWTERMFPSQNYLDEDVLVKFKDYQDKHSKSIVIINHKKLIKEKTNIYGKTLIPGKNHIISKTLFEYKSDGKVLKNISEFINRDINPVRERFGDNGWEKSILNSKLEKTHPETTLHKQIERGLTLAQRQKVQMPAQPFECDGYDRSFLVRGMLLPNNRAHRGDGDFSCNKDEIAFLEKADLGIHPHNLMEKKSSTYNKYGKFLYRKSVFIMQPRSQMEEKPFQCPYCGNSFRRKSYLIEHQRIHTGEKPYVCSQCGKAFRQKTALTLHEKTHIEGKPYLCVDCGKSFRQKATLTRHHKTHTGEKAYECTQCGSAFRKKSYLVDHQRTHTGEKPYQCTECGKAFIQKTTLTVHQRTHTGEKPYVCHDCGKSFCQKTTLTLHQRIHTGEKPYICSDCGKSFRQKAILTVHYRIHTGEKSNGCPQCGKAFSRKSNLLRHQKTHTGEKPYECKECGKFFSCKSNLIAHQKTHGAENVRIQ from the exons GACTCCTCCCTTTTCCAAAAGAGGAGCCCAGACGGCGAGGTTCATCTCTCACAAGTCTCAAAGCCATGTCTAAG GGGTCCCTGTCACTCAAGGATGTGACCGTGGACTTCACCCAGGAGGAGTGGCAGCAGCTGGATCCTGCTCAGAAGGCGCTCTACAGGGATGTCATGTTGGAAAACTATGGCCACCTCATCTCTGTGG GATTTCACATAACAAAGCCTGATATGATCCGCAAATTGGAACAAGGAGAAGAGCTATGGACAGAGAGAATGTTCCCAAGTCAAAACTACCTAG ATGAAGATGTTTTGGTGAAGTTCAAAGACTACCAAGACAAGCATTCTAAATCCATTGTAATCATCAACCACAAGAAGCTAATTaaggagaaaaccaatatttATGGGAAAACTCTTATACCAGGCAAGAACCATATTATTTCCAAAACACTATTTGAATATAAATCTGATGGGaaagttttgaaaaatatttcagaatttatTAATAGAGATATAAACCCTGTAAGAGAGAGGTTCGGGGATAATGGATGGGAGAAATCAATCCTGAATTCCAAACTTGAGAAAACTCATCCGGAAACCACCCTCCATAAACAAATAGAAAGGGGTCTAACGCTGGCTCAACGCCAGAAGGTGCAGATGCCAGCACAGCCTTTTGAATGTGATGGATATGACCGCTCCTTCCTTGTGAGAGGAATGCTATTGCCAAATAATAGAGCTCACAGAGGAGACGGAGACTTCAGCTGCAATAAAGACGAAATTGCTTTTTTAGAAAAGGCAGACCTTGGTATTCATCCACATAATCTTATGGAAAAGAAATCCTCTACATACAACAAATATGGGAAATTCCTGTACAGAAAGTCAGTTTTTATTATGCAGCCCAGATCTCAAATGGAGGAGAAGCCCTTCCAGTGTCCTTACTGTGGGAACAGCTTTCGCAGGAAGTCCTACCTCATTGAGCACCAACGGATCCACACAGGCGAGAAGCCCTATGTCTGCAGCCAGTGTGGAAAAGCCTTCCGTCAGAAGACAGCCCTGACGCTTCATGAAAAAACACACATAGAGGGGAAACCCTACCTTTGTGTGGACTGTGGGAAGTCCTTCCGCCAGAAGGCGACCCTCACCAGACACCACAAAACCCACACGGGGGAGAAAGCCTATGAGTGCACTCAGTGTGGAAGTGCCTTTAGAAAAAAGTCCTACCTCGTGGACCATCAGAGAACTCACACAGGGGAGAAACCGTATCAGTGCACTGAGTGTGGGAAGGCATTCATCCAGAAGACAACCCTCACTGTCCACCAGAGGACTCACACAGGAGAAAAGCCCTACGTTTGTCATGACTGTGGAAAGTCCTTCTGCCAGAAAACAACTCTCACCCTCCACCAGAGAATCCACACCGGCGAGAAACCCTACATCTGTAGTGACTGTGGGAAGTCCTTCCGCCAGAAGGCGATCCTCACTGTTCACTACAGGATACACACAGGAGAAAAGTCCAACGGCTGTCCCCAGTGCGGGAAAGCCTTCAGTAGGAAATCAAACCTCCTTCGCCATCAGAAAACTCACacaggagaaaaaccctatgagtGTAAGGAGTGTGGGAAATTCTTCAGCTGTAAGTCAAACCTCATCGCCCACCAGAAAACTCACGGGGCAGAAAACGTGAGAATTCAGTGA
- the Znf382 gene encoding zinc finger protein 382 isoform X1 — protein MGRPGRKPGGRAGPGNLGGLLPFPKEEPRRRGSSLTSLKAMSKGSLSLKDVTVDFTQEEWQQLDPAQKALYRDVMLENYGHLISVGFHITKPDMIRKLEQGEELWTERMFPSQNYLEDEDVLVKFKDYQDKHSKSIVIINHKKLIKEKTNIYGKTLIPGKNHIISKTLFEYKSDGKVLKNISEFINRDINPVRERFGDNGWEKSILNSKLEKTHPETTLHKQIERGLTLAQRQKVQMPAQPFECDGYDRSFLVRGMLLPNNRAHRGDGDFSCNKDEIAFLEKADLGIHPHNLMEKKSSTYNKYGKFLYRKSVFIMQPRSQMEEKPFQCPYCGNSFRRKSYLIEHQRIHTGEKPYVCSQCGKAFRQKTALTLHEKTHIEGKPYLCVDCGKSFRQKATLTRHHKTHTGEKAYECTQCGSAFRKKSYLVDHQRTHTGEKPYQCTECGKAFIQKTTLTVHQRTHTGEKPYVCHDCGKSFCQKTTLTLHQRIHTGEKPYICSDCGKSFRQKAILTVHYRIHTGEKSNGCPQCGKAFSRKSNLLRHQKTHTGEKPYECKECGKFFSCKSNLIAHQKTHGAENVRIQ, from the exons GACTCCTCCCTTTTCCAAAAGAGGAGCCCAGACGGCGAGGTTCATCTCTCACAAGTCTCAAAGCCATGTCTAAG GGGTCCCTGTCACTCAAGGATGTGACCGTGGACTTCACCCAGGAGGAGTGGCAGCAGCTGGATCCTGCTCAGAAGGCGCTCTACAGGGATGTCATGTTGGAAAACTATGGCCACCTCATCTCTGTGG GATTTCACATAACAAAGCCTGATATGATCCGCAAATTGGAACAAGGAGAAGAGCTATGGACAGAGAGAATGTTCCCAAGTCAAAACTACCTAG AAGATGAAGATGTTTTGGTGAAGTTCAAAGACTACCAAGACAAGCATTCTAAATCCATTGTAATCATCAACCACAAGAAGCTAATTaaggagaaaaccaatatttATGGGAAAACTCTTATACCAGGCAAGAACCATATTATTTCCAAAACACTATTTGAATATAAATCTGATGGGaaagttttgaaaaatatttcagaatttatTAATAGAGATATAAACCCTGTAAGAGAGAGGTTCGGGGATAATGGATGGGAGAAATCAATCCTGAATTCCAAACTTGAGAAAACTCATCCGGAAACCACCCTCCATAAACAAATAGAAAGGGGTCTAACGCTGGCTCAACGCCAGAAGGTGCAGATGCCAGCACAGCCTTTTGAATGTGATGGATATGACCGCTCCTTCCTTGTGAGAGGAATGCTATTGCCAAATAATAGAGCTCACAGAGGAGACGGAGACTTCAGCTGCAATAAAGACGAAATTGCTTTTTTAGAAAAGGCAGACCTTGGTATTCATCCACATAATCTTATGGAAAAGAAATCCTCTACATACAACAAATATGGGAAATTCCTGTACAGAAAGTCAGTTTTTATTATGCAGCCCAGATCTCAAATGGAGGAGAAGCCCTTCCAGTGTCCTTACTGTGGGAACAGCTTTCGCAGGAAGTCCTACCTCATTGAGCACCAACGGATCCACACAGGCGAGAAGCCCTATGTCTGCAGCCAGTGTGGAAAAGCCTTCCGTCAGAAGACAGCCCTGACGCTTCATGAAAAAACACACATAGAGGGGAAACCCTACCTTTGTGTGGACTGTGGGAAGTCCTTCCGCCAGAAGGCGACCCTCACCAGACACCACAAAACCCACACGGGGGAGAAAGCCTATGAGTGCACTCAGTGTGGAAGTGCCTTTAGAAAAAAGTCCTACCTCGTGGACCATCAGAGAACTCACACAGGGGAGAAACCGTATCAGTGCACTGAGTGTGGGAAGGCATTCATCCAGAAGACAACCCTCACTGTCCACCAGAGGACTCACACAGGAGAAAAGCCCTACGTTTGTCATGACTGTGGAAAGTCCTTCTGCCAGAAAACAACTCTCACCCTCCACCAGAGAATCCACACCGGCGAGAAACCCTACATCTGTAGTGACTGTGGGAAGTCCTTCCGCCAGAAGGCGATCCTCACTGTTCACTACAGGATACACACAGGAGAAAAGTCCAACGGCTGTCCCCAGTGCGGGAAAGCCTTCAGTAGGAAATCAAACCTCCTTCGCCATCAGAAAACTCACacaggagaaaaaccctatgagtGTAAGGAGTGTGGGAAATTCTTCAGCTGTAAGTCAAACCTCATCGCCCACCAGAAAACTCACGGGGCAGAAAACGTGAGAATTCAGTGA
- the Znf382 gene encoding zinc finger protein 382 isoform X6: MNCYSVPLQGSLSLKDVTVDFTQEEWQQLDPAQKALYRDVMLENYGHLISVGFHITKPDMIRKLEQGEELWTERMFPSQNYLDEDVLVKFKDYQDKHSKSIVIINHKKLIKEKTNIYGKTLIPGKNHIISKTLFEYKSDGKVLKNISEFINRDINPVRERFGDNGWEKSILNSKLEKTHPETTLHKQIERGLTLAQRQKVQMPAQPFECDGYDRSFLVRGMLLPNNRAHRGDGDFSCNKDEIAFLEKADLGIHPHNLMEKKSSTYNKYGKFLYRKSVFIMQPRSQMEEKPFQCPYCGNSFRRKSYLIEHQRIHTGEKPYVCSQCGKAFRQKTALTLHEKTHIEGKPYLCVDCGKSFRQKATLTRHHKTHTGEKAYECTQCGSAFRKKSYLVDHQRTHTGEKPYQCTECGKAFIQKTTLTVHQRTHTGEKPYVCHDCGKSFCQKTTLTLHQRIHTGEKPYICSDCGKSFRQKAILTVHYRIHTGEKSNGCPQCGKAFSRKSNLLRHQKTHTGEKPYECKECGKFFSCKSNLIAHQKTHGAENVRIQ; this comes from the exons ATGAACTGCTACAGTGTGCCCTTACAGGGGTCCCTGTCACTCAAGGATGTGACCGTGGACTTCACCCAGGAGGAGTGGCAGCAGCTGGATCCTGCTCAGAAGGCGCTCTACAGGGATGTCATGTTGGAAAACTATGGCCACCTCATCTCTGTGG GATTTCACATAACAAAGCCTGATATGATCCGCAAATTGGAACAAGGAGAAGAGCTATGGACAGAGAGAATGTTCCCAAGTCAAAACTACCTAG ATGAAGATGTTTTGGTGAAGTTCAAAGACTACCAAGACAAGCATTCTAAATCCATTGTAATCATCAACCACAAGAAGCTAATTaaggagaaaaccaatatttATGGGAAAACTCTTATACCAGGCAAGAACCATATTATTTCCAAAACACTATTTGAATATAAATCTGATGGGaaagttttgaaaaatatttcagaatttatTAATAGAGATATAAACCCTGTAAGAGAGAGGTTCGGGGATAATGGATGGGAGAAATCAATCCTGAATTCCAAACTTGAGAAAACTCATCCGGAAACCACCCTCCATAAACAAATAGAAAGGGGTCTAACGCTGGCTCAACGCCAGAAGGTGCAGATGCCAGCACAGCCTTTTGAATGTGATGGATATGACCGCTCCTTCCTTGTGAGAGGAATGCTATTGCCAAATAATAGAGCTCACAGAGGAGACGGAGACTTCAGCTGCAATAAAGACGAAATTGCTTTTTTAGAAAAGGCAGACCTTGGTATTCATCCACATAATCTTATGGAAAAGAAATCCTCTACATACAACAAATATGGGAAATTCCTGTACAGAAAGTCAGTTTTTATTATGCAGCCCAGATCTCAAATGGAGGAGAAGCCCTTCCAGTGTCCTTACTGTGGGAACAGCTTTCGCAGGAAGTCCTACCTCATTGAGCACCAACGGATCCACACAGGCGAGAAGCCCTATGTCTGCAGCCAGTGTGGAAAAGCCTTCCGTCAGAAGACAGCCCTGACGCTTCATGAAAAAACACACATAGAGGGGAAACCCTACCTTTGTGTGGACTGTGGGAAGTCCTTCCGCCAGAAGGCGACCCTCACCAGACACCACAAAACCCACACGGGGGAGAAAGCCTATGAGTGCACTCAGTGTGGAAGTGCCTTTAGAAAAAAGTCCTACCTCGTGGACCATCAGAGAACTCACACAGGGGAGAAACCGTATCAGTGCACTGAGTGTGGGAAGGCATTCATCCAGAAGACAACCCTCACTGTCCACCAGAGGACTCACACAGGAGAAAAGCCCTACGTTTGTCATGACTGTGGAAAGTCCTTCTGCCAGAAAACAACTCTCACCCTCCACCAGAGAATCCACACCGGCGAGAAACCCTACATCTGTAGTGACTGTGGGAAGTCCTTCCGCCAGAAGGCGATCCTCACTGTTCACTACAGGATACACACAGGAGAAAAGTCCAACGGCTGTCCCCAGTGCGGGAAAGCCTTCAGTAGGAAATCAAACCTCCTTCGCCATCAGAAAACTCACacaggagaaaaaccctatgagtGTAAGGAGTGTGGGAAATTCTTCAGCTGTAAGTCAAACCTCATCGCCCACCAGAAAACTCACGGGGCAGAAAACGTGAGAATTCAGTGA